The Arachis hypogaea cultivar Tifrunner chromosome 14, arahy.Tifrunner.gnm2.J5K5, whole genome shotgun sequence DNA window GTATTGGAATTCTTCCAACAGTCATTTACATTGTTATTGAGGTTACCTGCAATCTAATCATGATAGATATGAAATCGTGCATGTTTCATACCGAATTCCCACACCCTCAAGCACAGGATTAGGTTGCACTATACAGCTCAATGCGATTTACTGTCAAGTATATCATCATAATTATCTCAAACATAAAATAAaccttaaaaaattataagaaaaccACACTATCACAGTGATTATAAAGACATTCACTTGGAACTGGAAAATGTCAGAAATATCCTAGTGATAATAATCAGGAGAGCCCGACTTCTGTTCAAGTGTAAGATTCCACAGattcaaagaaagaaaagaaaaagaggcagCCGGTGCATCACATCCCACGTTACGCAAGACAAGGGAAAGACCACACCCAAAAGAGTTGTAGGTACCCTAACCTGATGGACATATCAATGGCTGATTCTATTATATCTTAAACCTGTGACATCAATACGTAGACAACACACtaaagaaactaaaaaaataaaagtcatGCATTTTTGTGCAGAAAACCATCAAACTATGTATTGTTGAGCAGCATTATGTTTCACTAGGACGTTCCACTTGTCTAGTTGAAATTTCATAGTGCAAGTTGAAGTTCAATTTTCCTCCACCTTGAACGATTCATCTTTCCGAGTTCACAACTTAACACTAAGATCCAAGGTTCAGTCAGATCTATAAAACATTCCGAGTCATGAAGAATAAACATGTGCAATCATTATTCATTTGACTTCATTGCTGCTAATAATTGATAAAATTCTTAAGAAATGGGCAAAGGTGCAAGGTGCTACTTCAAATGCTACAACTAATCACATATAAAATCTCTCTTAGGACATAACAGTGTGGCCTATATGGTAGATTAGAAAAGCCAATAGTTTTCTCGAACAAGAAATATTCATCATTCAGGTATAGATACCAAACAGTTTTTATGCTGTAATGCTAGAAGGGAAGAATGTAGGCCATAGCCCATAGGTGATATGAGCCCACATGTTCTCTCAAAAGTGGGGAGGACTAGAATCAATGTAAAAGTAGTCAGGTGGTTAGGAGTATGagtatgagaaaaataaaaaagagcttTGGTTCACCAAACGTGTTCAATACTCAACACTATCTAGTGCATTCTCTTTCAATTTCCATTATTTACTATTGTTTATCCTTATATACTTCTCGTACCAACTACATTGCTTCAGAAAGATTTCCTAATAGAACAAAGACACCTAACTAGGACAAAATGAATTGGGGGAAAACAATCAACTTTTTGGTACATTGGTGGCAACAAGATTTAACCAAATGACTCGTGCTAACTACTTAAGCTCATTACAACTAGCCTTCTCCCATAGTATCATAGAAATAGAAAACACACattactatatatatacataagatTAATGGATGAGACCGAGAGTAAGTTCTCAACACATACATTGGTGATAATGGAtctcaattcatatatatatgcaGATGGTAggaaaagaataatagaaaagcatATAATTGTCTTGAAAATACCTTTAAATGACAAGAATGGGCTGTTGAAAGTTTGAACAATTGTTTCAATATACTGTCTCTCCCGTGCACCAGTATCCTTCATTGATTTCAGAACCGAAAGACCACTTACAACATATATTACAAAATTAACTTTTCTGATCTTACTGGAAATGAAACCATTCTTGCGAGCTTTACACTTCAAACTTTTCTTTAATATTCGACTATCTGTCTTCCTGAGATATATATGTCAATATCAGCATGAGTGAATTTTGAATCTAATAatgtttcttttatatttttatgtatagacCTTACAACAAGCTCTCCATGACGAACACCTTTTGTCATCCAACTCTTCAGCACTCTatcattctcattttcattcGAGTTGTCAGACAAACTACGTGTATCACATAGACAGATCGAGGTTGAGTGCCTTGGAATCATATACTCCTGGAGGAAGTATGTCCCATCTCCTGTAAGCAAATTATCTGGCATCAAAAGATAAACAAAGACATGTCATAAAATGAAATTACATATTCATTCAAATTGACATTAAAGGTAAAATGAGAAATTGTACATGATACTTGTGCTCTTGCTGGTGCAAATTTATCATCCTCAAGCACCTTAGAGATTCTATTTATCATACTACTTTTCCCAGATCCTCCTGGACCAACCAATAGAAGGCATGTTGTCTTTGGTACATCATAATCACACGTCTGTAAGCCACCCACATTCTCAATCCATGCTCCAGGCTTGTAGCTGAGGCAATAAAATCACCAGATATGACATAATCAaatatgaaagataaaagtaacGTTTCAGATCACACAAAACTAAACTTCAAGTTGGTTGGTAGCATGCACAACAGTGTAAAAGATGATTCAAGATGAAACCACAGAAAAATTTCATGCTAGAAGTGATGCAATCAAATTGCCAATAGATCAATCATGGAAGATAAGGGTATGAAATAAGAGAAGTAGATATCTGCATTTAACATTGTGAGAAGCACCAAGTGCTTCAAGGCTTTGCATGCGAACACATAACACGAATACCTAGGGCCTTTACATTTGAATCTGTTTTCCACTTgtttattttgtcaaaaatattGTCTTCACTCACTGtttataaatcataaaaatttcaGCAAGGTGGAGTTGGCCATCATTAGGAACCAAAACATTTTCAAGATTGCACAACCAAATGTTCCAATTTGAATACAATAATGGTTGCTCAGGAATCAGGATATTTAGACAGGGTGAATAATGACCCAAAGTTCATGACTGATGTCCTGCAATCTTTGTTAAGGAGTTCAAAACAAGTGTAAGgggaaatttttttttactattattattattattattattattattattattattattattattattattattattccgaTCTCCATGGCTTGGTaatttttattcctttcttcagTAAACTGATCAGATACAAATTTCCAAGGGTGATACTAAAAGAATTCAATGTTTCAATGTGGAATcacaaaataaccaaaaaaaaaaaatttctaggcGCTTTTAGTTAATAGAAAACTTAAATGAGACGAGAGTTGAAATAAGAACCTCAGGATTTTTTCTTTCACATGCTTCAAATTCTTGCTATCAATCGCGAATCGATCATAGCTTTGCGAGATTTCTTCATAGGCACTAAGCGTTTTCCTTTCATTGACTTCAAAATCAAACCTAGAAGAACACCTTTCTTCGCTAGTTTCTCCAACATCTGACCCGTTCTCCACATTCACTCTATTGTCTCTATCAGAAAACCATTGTCAAACAAATGATGACAAAGGAGCAAGGAAATCaactataaaaaagaaaaaagaaagcaaaagtatGAACTCTGATCACCTACCAAACTATGATCCAGTAAACTTTGCAATATACTCCTAAAATGTCACAATGACATGTATAGTATGATCCATATAACTCTTCTTAGCTGCTTATTCATACGATCTTTATATTTtcctcaaaaaagaaaaatacttcAAAAAAATAAAACCGAGGTTCTACCTTAAAATATGTTTAAAATGTCATTTTGTacaatatttatttgttttgtacATCTTACAATATGTTTTGTACAATATGACAAAAACAAGGTGAAAATATTGAAGTTTAGGTATGCGTATGTTAGTAAGTTACAAAAATAATGGATTTCTCCAATAAGTAATTTTTGCACTGTACCAAATCAGCAGCACCTGAATTACATTTCAGGAAAAAACAAAGGGTTTTAAACAACAACAGTATCAAAATCCAccgatgataataaaaaaaaattacctgaGTGCAGCTGGGGAGTGAGAAGAAAGCAAGGTAAAATCCTCTTCCAAGAAAGAGTCTTGATCTGCACATAAGAGGCATTGGCATGTTGGTAATTTGGTCggacaaaaaaaaattctaagaaaagaaaagaggttTTCATGCAAAGAAATCCGAAGGGGAAAGAAAAAGACACATAAAGAAGAAAGATACCATTAGAAACAACGGAGTCACCCCCCATGGTGATCGTTAacggctcttcttcttcttccactttattcttttcttcttcttgatgggTGCGCAAATGAAGTTTCGGTGGACTGGGACTCGGGGAGTGTTGGTAAAAGCGACCCACTGCCACGTATCTGCCTATCTGGTCTCATATTTTATTAGGTCTCGTTTTGGAAGAGAAGAGACAGAGAGACAAACTGAAAAATGGTTAGATTTGTTGTGATAACAACAAATATGTGGATGTCATTTATTATGGGCTTTGAAGGAT harbors:
- the LOC112742062 gene encoding uncharacterized protein isoform X6; the encoded protein is MGGDSVVSNDQDSFLEEDFTLLSSHSPAALSYKPGAWIENVGGLQTCDYDVPKTTCLLLVGPGGSGKSSMINRISKVLEDDKFAPARAQVSYNLLTGDGTYFLQEYMIPRHSTSICLCDTRSLSDNSNENENDRVLKSWMTKGVRHGELVVRKTDSRILKKSLKCKARKNGFISSKIRKVNFVIYVVSGLSVLKSMKDTGARERQYIETIVQTFNSPFLSFKDDKPVLVFTHGDLLSLPDRVRVRAYLGELLGIPPTIQIFDIPDCDDLATESTIIEMLRYSLEHAERNFPRQSKVLGKVDTKFLFCVVLSILVLAVAVVMAYDMLPQPCHVLQQQACRKKYPARLKKLKVPEMEFKIDWHKIRYIW
- the LOC112742062 gene encoding uncharacterized protein isoform X5; the encoded protein is MGGDSVVSNDQDSFLEEDFTLLSSHSPAALSYKPGAWIENVGGLQTCDYDVPKTTCLLLVGPGGSGKSSMINRISKVLEDDKFAPARAQVSYNLLTGDGTYFLQEYMIPRHSTSICLCDTRSLSDNSNENENDRVLKSWMTKGVRHGELVVRKTDSRILKKSLKCKARKNGFISSKIRKVNFVIYVVSGLSVLKSMKDTGARERQYIETIVQTFNSPFLSFKDDKPVLVFTHGDLLSLPDRVRVRAYLGELLGIPPTIQIFDIPDCDDLATESTIIEMLRYSLEHAERNFPRQSKVLGKILYLQVDTKFLFCVVLSILVLAVAVVMAYDMLPQPCHVLQQQACRKKYPARLKKLKVPEMEFKIDWHKIRYIW
- the LOC112742062 gene encoding uncharacterized protein isoform X1; translation: MGGDSVVSNDQDSFLEEDFTLLSSHSPAALRDNRVNVENGSDVGETSEERCSSRFDFEVNERKTLSAYEEISQSYDRFAIDSKNLKHVKEKILSYKPGAWIENVGGLQTCDYDVPKTTCLLLVGPGGSGKSSMINRISKVLEDDKFAPARAQVSYNLLTGDGTYFLQEYMIPRHSTSICLCDTRSLSDNSNENENDRVLKSWMTKGVRHGELVVRKTDSRILKKSLKCKARKNGFISSKIRKVNFVIYVVSGLSVLKSMKDTGARERQYIETIVQTFNSPFLSFKDDKPVLVFTHGDLLSLPDRVRVRAYLGELLGIPPTIQIFDIPDCDDLATESTIIEMLRYSLEHAERNFPRQSKVLGKILYLQVDTKFLFCVVLSILVLAVAVVMAYDMLPQPCHVLQQQACRKKYPARLKKLKVPEMEFKIDWHKIRYIW
- the LOC112742062 gene encoding uncharacterized protein isoform X4; its protein translation is MGGDSVVSNDQDSFLEEDFTLLSSHSPAALRVNVENGSDVGETSEERCSSRFDFEVNERKTLSAYEEISQSYDRFAIDSKNLKHVKEKILSYKPGAWIENVGGLQTCDYDVPKTTCLLLVGPGGSGKSSMINRISKVLEDDKFAPARAQVSYNLLTGDGTYFLQEYMIPRHSTSICLCDTRSLSDNSNENENDRVLKSWMTKGVRHGELVVRKTDSRILKKSLKCKARKNGFISSKIRKVNFVIYVVSGLSVLKSMKDTGARERQYIETIVQTFNSPFLSFKDDKPVLVFTHGDLLSLPDRVRVRAYLGELLGIPPTIQIFDIPDCDDLATESTIIEMLRYSLEHAERNFPRQSKVLGKVDTKFLFCVVLSILVLAVAVVMAYDMLPQPCHVLQQQACRKKYPARLKKLKVPEMEFKIDWHKIRYIW
- the LOC112742062 gene encoding uncharacterized protein isoform X2 yields the protein MGGDSVVSNDQDSFLEEDFTLLSSHSPAALRVNVENGSDVGETSEERCSSRFDFEVNERKTLSAYEEISQSYDRFAIDSKNLKHVKEKILSYKPGAWIENVGGLQTCDYDVPKTTCLLLVGPGGSGKSSMINRISKVLEDDKFAPARAQVSYNLLTGDGTYFLQEYMIPRHSTSICLCDTRSLSDNSNENENDRVLKSWMTKGVRHGELVVRKTDSRILKKSLKCKARKNGFISSKIRKVNFVIYVVSGLSVLKSMKDTGARERQYIETIVQTFNSPFLSFKDDKPVLVFTHGDLLSLPDRVRVRAYLGELLGIPPTIQIFDIPDCDDLATESTIIEMLRYSLEHAERNFPRQSKVLGKILYLQVDTKFLFCVVLSILVLAVAVVMAYDMLPQPCHVLQQQACRKKYPARLKKLKVPEMEFKIDWHKIRYIW
- the LOC112742062 gene encoding uncharacterized protein isoform X3; the encoded protein is MGGDSVVSNDQDSFLEEDFTLLSSHSPAALRDNRVNVENGSDVGETSEERCSSRFDFEVNERKTLSAYEEISQSYDRFAIDSKNLKHVKEKILSYKPGAWIENVGGLQTCDYDVPKTTCLLLVGPGGSGKSSMINRISKVLEDDKFAPARAQVSYNLLTGDGTYFLQEYMIPRHSTSICLCDTRSLSDNSNENENDRVLKSWMTKGVRHGELVVRKTDSRILKKSLKCKARKNGFISSKIRKVNFVIYVVSGLSVLKSMKDTGARERQYIETIVQTFNSPFLSFKDDKPVLVFTHGDLLSLPDRVRVRAYLGELLGIPPTIQIFDIPDCDDLATESTIIEMLRYSLEHAERNFPRQSKVLGKVDTKFLFCVVLSILVLAVAVVMAYDMLPQPCHVLQQQACRKKYPARLKKLKVPEMEFKIDWHKIRYIW